The following proteins come from a genomic window of Salvia hispanica cultivar TCC Black 2014 chromosome 4, UniMelb_Shisp_WGS_1.0, whole genome shotgun sequence:
- the LOC125218824 gene encoding coatomer subunit alpha-1-like has translation MLTKFETKSNRVKGLSFHSKRPWILASLHSGVIQLWDYRMGTLIDRFDEHDGPVRGVHFHKSQPLFVSGGDDYKIKVWNYKLHRCLFTLLGHLDYIRTVQFHHEYPWIVSASDDQTIRIWNWQSRTCISVLTGHNHYVMCASFHPKEDLVVSASLDQTVRVWDIGALRKKTVSPADDILRLSQMNADFFGGVDAVVKYVLEGHDRGVNWASFHPTLPLIVSGADDRQVKIWRMNDTKAWEVDTLRGHMNNVSCVLFHSRQDIIVSNSEDKSIRVWDATKRTGLQTFRREHDRFWILSAHPEMNLLAAGHDSGMIVFKLERERPAFSVSGDSVFYVKDRFLRSFEYSTQKDTQLIPIRRPGSNGLNQAPRTLSYSPTENAILVCSDVDGGSYELYVIPKDSYGRGDTAQEAKRGAGGSAVFVARNRFAVLEKSSNQVLVKNLKNEVVKKSVLPIATDAIYYAGTGNLLCRAEDKVVIFDLQQRIVLGDLQASFVRYVVWSQDMESVALLSKHSIVIADKKLVHRCTLHETIRVKSGSWDDNGVFIYTTLTHIKYCLPNGDSGIIKTLDVPVYVTKIYGNTIFCLDRDGKNRPIIIDSTEYIFKLSLLKKRYDHVMSMIKNSELCGQAMIAYLQQKGFPQVALYFVKDERTRFNLALESGNIEKALESAKKIDEKDYWYRLGVEALRQGNAGIVEYAYQKTKNFERLSFHYLITGNLDKLSKMMKIAEVKNDVMGQFHDALYLGDVRERVKILENAGHLPLACITASIHGLHDVVERLSANLEDNVPSLPEGRKASLLIPPSPVLCAGDWPLLMVSKGIFEGSLDDAGKGAEEEYEEAADADWGESLDIGDVDNLQNGDINMGLDVEDVHNENDEEGGWDLEDLDLPPDADTPKAATNARSSVFVCPTPGMPVSQIWVQKSSLAAEHAAAGNFDTALRLLSRQLGICNFAPLKSQFIDLQLGSHSYLRACTSAPVISIAVERGWSESASPNVRGPPALIFNFSQLDEKLKAGYKATTTGKFSEALRHFLSILHTIPLVVVETRREVDEVKELVIVVKEYILGLQMELKRRELKDDPVRQQELAAYFTHCKLQPPHLRLALTSAMTVCFKARNLSTAANFARRLLESNPNNENQARQARQVLQAAERNMTDATQINYDFRNPFVVCGATYVPIYRGQRDVTCPYCTTHFVPSQQGQLCTVCDLAAVGADASGLFCSPSQIR, from the exons ATGCTGACGAAATTCGAGACTAAGAGCAATCGAGTGAAAGGCTTGAGCTTTCACAGCAAGCGCCCATGGATCCTCGCAAGTCTTCACAGCGGCGTGATCCAGCTCTGGGATTACCGCATGGGCACCCTCATCGACCGATTCGATGAGCACGACGGCCCCGTTCGGGGCGTCCATTTCCACAAATCCCAGCCGCTTTTCGTCTCCGGAG gtgatgattacaaaattaaggTGTGGAATTATAAATTGCATAGGTGCCTATTTACTCTTCTTGGCCATCTTGACTATATCCGGACTGTCCAATTCCATCATGAGTATCCTTGGATAGTAAGTGCAAGTGATGATCAGACAATCAGAATATGGAACTGGCAGTCACGGACTTGCATTTCTGTGTTAACGGGGCACAACCACTATGTCATGTGTGCTTCATTTCACCCCAAAGAAGACTTGGTTGTTTCAGCCTCTTTGGATCAGACTGTCCGTGTTTGGGATATTGGTGCCTTGAGGAAGAAAACAGTATCTCCTGCTGATGACATTCTACGATTATCTCAAATGAATGCAGACTTCTTTGGTGGTGTTGATGCTGTTGTGAAGTATGTACTGGAAGGTCATGATCGAGGGGTCAACTGGGCTTCTTTTCATCCAACTCTCCCTCTGATTGTTTCTGGAGCTGATGACCGCCAAGTAAAGATCTGGCGCATGAATG ATACAAAAGCTTGGGAGGTGGACACATTGAGAGGACACATGAATAATGTTTCCTGTGTCCTGTTCCATTCAAGGCAGGACATTATTGTATCAAATTCAGAAGATAAGAGCATCAGAGTTTGGGATGCTACTAAAAGAACTGGCTTGCAGACATTTCGCAGGGAGCATGACAGGTTCTGGATCCTCTCTGCCCACCCCGAGATGAATCTACTTGCTGCTGGTCATGATAGTGGCATGATTGTTTTTAAGCTTGAGAGAGAACGCCCTGCCTTTTCTGTCAGTGGGGACTCTGTGTTTTATGTCAAGGACCGGTTTCTGCGCTCTTTTGAGTATTCCACTCAGAAAGATACACAACTGATTCCAATCCGTCGTCCTGGCTCTAATGGTTTGAATCAAGCGCCACGAACTCTCTCTTACAGTCCTACTGAGAATGCGATTTTGGTTTGCTCAGATGTGGATGGTGGTTCATATGAGCTCTATGTTATACCCAAAGATAGCTACGGCAGAGGTGACACAGCTCAAGAGGCAAAAAGAGGTGCGGGTGGTTCAGCTGTTTTTGTGGCTCGGAATAGGTTTGCTGTGCTTGAGAAGAGCAGCAACCAAGTCCTGGTCAAGAAcctaaaaaatgaagtagtgAAAAAGAGTGTTCTGCCTATCGCTACTGATGCTATATATTATGCTGGTACTGGGAACCTGCTCTGCCGGGCCGAGGACAAGGTTGTCATTTTTGATCTCCAACAAAGAATTGTTCTTGGAGATCTTCAAGCCTCTTTTGTTAGGTATGTGGTTTGGTCTCAGGATATGGAGAGTGTTGCGTTACTGAGCAAGCATTCAATTGTCATTGCTGATAAAAAGCTTGTGCACCGCTGCACTCTTCATGAGACCATTCGTGTCAAGAGCGGATCATGGGATGATAATGGTGTTTTTATCTACACCACACTGACACACATTAAGTACTGCCTGCCTAATGGGGATAGTGGAATTATAAAGACCTTGGATGTTCCAGTGTATGTAACAAAGATATATGGGAATACAATCTTTTGCCTGGACCGAGATGGGAAAAACCGTCCTATCATTATTGATTCCacagaatatatttttaagcTGTCCCTGCTGAAGAAGAGATATGATCATGTAATGAGCATGATAAAGAATTCAGAACTATGTGGACAAGCCATGATTGCATATTTGCAACAGAAGGGCTTCCCACAAGTTGCTCTCTATTTTGTAAAGGATGAGAGAACTCGCTTCAACTTAGCCCTTGAAAGCGGTAACATTGAGAAAGCCCTAGAATCTGCTAAAAAAATTGACGAGAAGGATTACTGGTACAGGCTAGGAGTAGAGGCTCTTCGGCAGGGAAATGCAGGAATTGTTGAATATGCATACCAGAAGACAAAGAACTTTGAGAGGCTTTCTTTTCATTATCTCATAACTGGCAATCTGGACAAGTTGTcgaaaatgatgaaaattgcTGAGGTGAAAAATGATGTTATGGGCCAATTTCATGATGCGTTATATCTTGGTGATGTGCGAGAGCGTGTGAAAATTCTGGAGAATGCGGGTCACTTGCCCCTTGCTTGCATAACAGCTTCTATTCATGGGCTCCATGACGTAGTGGAGCGTCTGTCTGCAAACCTGGAAGATAATGTTCCTTCTCTTCCTGAAGGGAGAAAAGCTTCTCTGTTGATCCCCCCAAGTCCAGTGCTATGCGCTGGAGATTGGCCTTTATTAATGGTGAGTAAAGGCATATTTGAGGGTTCTCTTGACGATGCAGGTAAAGGTGCAGAAGAAGAGTATGAAGAGGCTGCAGATGCTGATTGGGGTGAGTCGTTGGATATTGGTGATGTGGATAATCTGCAGAATGGAGACATTAATATGGGGCTGGATGTGGAAGATGTGCACAATGAGAATGATGAGGAGGGAGGATGGGATCTTGAGGATCTAGATCTGCCTCCTGATGCCGATACACCAAAGGCGGCTACTAATGCCCGTTCTTCTGTTTTTGTTTGCCCCACACCTGGTATGCCCGTAAGCCAAATTTGGGTCCAGAAGTCATCTCTTGCTGCTGAACATGCAGCTGCTGGAAACTTTGATACGGCACTGCGTTTATTGAGCCGTCAGTTAGGGATATGCAATTTCGCCCCTCTAAAGTCACAATTTATTGATCTTCAGTTGGGCAGTCACAGTTACTTGCGTGCCTGTACGTCAGCACCTGTAATATCTATTGCAGTAGAGAGAGGCTGGAGTGAATCAGCGAGCCCCAATGTGCGAGGCCCCCCTGCTCTTatcttcaatttctctcaaCTAGACGAGAAGCTGAAGGCTGGTTACAAAGCAACGACCACTGGAAAGTTTTCTGAAGCTCTTCGACATTTCCTGTCAATTCTTCACACAATCCCTCTGGTTGTGGTTGAAACAAGAAGAGAGGTGGATGAAGTGAAGGAATTGGTTATTGTAGTAAAGGAATATATCCTCGGCTTGCAAATGGAGCTTAAGAGGAGGGAACTGAAGGACGATCCAGTTCGTCAGCAGGAACTTGCAGCATATTTCACCCATTGCAAGCTCCAGCCCCCGCACTTGAGACTTGCGCTGACCAGTGCAATGACTGTTTGCTTCAAGGCAAGAAATCTGAGTACTGCAGCCAACTTTGCAAGGCGGCTTCTGGAGAGTAATCCAAATAATGAGAATCAAGCGAGACAGGCTCGCCAGGTTCTCCAGGCTGCTGAAAGGAATATGACGGATGCAACACAGATCAACTATGATTTTAGAAATCCTTTTGTTGTGTGTGGAGCGACTTATGTTCCAATATATAGGGGGCAAAGAGATGTAACCTGCCCCTACTGCACTACACATTTTGTTCCATCTCAGCAAGGACAGCTATGCACTGTTTGTGATCTTGCGGCAGTAGGAGCTGATGCATCTGGCTTGTTTTGTTCTCCTTCGCAAATAAGATGA
- the LOC125222035 gene encoding probable cysteine protease RD19C: MAPLTFSLLLTLSILSSALASFPAADDPLIRQVVSEGEEAVDQLLHADHHFTLFKSKYSKAYPTQEEHDYRFSVFKANLRRAKRNQLLDPSAVHGVTKFSDLTPEEFERNYLGLHKQRLKLPADAQQAPKLPTTDLPADFDWREHGAVGAVKDQGSCGSCWSFSTIGALEGAHYLATGELVSLSEQQLVDCDHECDPAERNSCDSGCNGGLMNNAFEYILKAGGVQTEKDYPYTGVDGQCKFNQNGIVAGVSNFSVVSLDDDQIAANLVKHGPLAVGINALWMQTYIKGVSCPYICGKSLDHGVLLVGYGAAGYAPIRLKDKPYWIIKNSWGQSWGEDGYYKICRGHNLCGVESMVSTVTAVSLNSQ, from the exons ATGGCTCCTTTGactttctctcttctcctcACTTTGTCCATCCTATCCTCCGCGCTGGCGTCCTTCCCCGCCGCCGACGATCCTCTCATCCGCCAGGTCGTATCCGAGGGCGAGGAGGCCGTGGACCAGCTCCTCCACGCCGACCACCACTTCACCCTCTTCAAGTCCAAGTACAGCAAGGCCTACCCCACCCAGGAGGAGCACGACTACCGATTCTCCGTCTTCAAGGCTAACCTGCGCCGCGCCAAGCGCAACCAGCTCCTCGATCCCTCCGCCGTCCACGGCGTCACCAAATTCTCCGACCTCACCCCCGAGGAGTTCGAGAGGAACTACCTAGGCCTCCACAAGCAGCGCCTCAAGCTGCCGGCCGACGCGCAGCAGGCGCCCAAGCTCCCGACCACCGATCTTCCTGCTGACTTCGATTGGAGAGAGCACGGAGCTGTTGGTGCTGTTAAGGATCAG GGTTCTTGCGGATCGTGTTGGTCGTTTAGTACAATTGGTGCGCTGGAAGGAGCACACTATCTAGCTACAGGGGAGCTCGTGAGCCTCAGTGAGCAGCAGCTTGTGGATTGTGATCATGAG TGTGATCCAGCTGAGCGTAATTCCTGCGATTCTGGCTGCAATGGCGGGCTAATGAACAATGCATTTGAATACATCCTCAAGGCTGGTGGAGTCCAAACAGAGAAGGATTATCCTTACACCGGAGTTGATGGTCAATGCAAATTTAACCAGAATGGAATTGTTGCCGGTGTATCCAACTTCAGCGTTGTCTCTCTTGACGACGATCAAATTGCAGCAAATCTGGTTAAGCATGGCCCTCTTGCAG TGGGGATCAATGCACTCTGGATGCAGACATACATAAAAGGGGTTTCGTGCCCTTACATCTGCGGAAAATCTTTGGATCACGGTGTGCTTCTAGTGGGATACGGTGCAGCTGGGTATGCACCCATCCGCCTCAAGGATAAGCCATACTGGATCATCAAGAATTCATGGGGGCAAAGCTGGGGTGAGGACGGCTACTATAAGATCTGCAGGGGCCATAATCTTTGTGGAGTGGAGTCCATGGTATCAACTGTGACTGCAGTCAGTCTCAACTCTCAGTAA
- the LOC125220510 gene encoding uncharacterized protein LOC125220510, giving the protein MHWEWKNCPTVWRGQFTSGYKGSHSTMILEAIADHRLWIWHAYFDMAGSNNDINVLNSSYLFTEQCNGNGPTIEFTANGRKHHMGYYLADDIYPRWSVFFNTISCPTDRHRALFAQRQEAARKGVERVFGVLQAWWATVNGPTRFWYKEVIADVMYAYIILYNMIVEHEGGSVTDWGDDEAGSSTATPPHVRGRLMGYNDVLAAQASMRNQQDHARLMSDIVEEIWERNRR; this is encoded by the coding sequence atgcactgggagtggaagaattgtccgaCGGTGtggagaggccaatttacTAGTGGATACAAGGGCAGCCACTCGACAATGATCCTCGAAGCCATCGCTGACCATCGACTTTGGATCTGGCATGCTTACTTCGATATGGCGGGGTCGAACAACGATATCAACGTCCTGAACTCATCGTATCTCTTCACCGAGCAATGCAACGGCAATGGCCCGACCATCGAGTTCACTGCAAACGGCCGCAAGcatcatatggggtactacttgGCCGATGACATATACCCGAGGTGGtctgtattttttaatacaatcaGCTGCCCAACGGATCGTCATCGAGCTTTATTTGCGCAACGGCAGGAGGCTGCACGGAAGGGTGTGGAACGGgtatttggtgtgctccaagcGTGGTGGGCAACAGTGAATGGTCCGACGCGTTTCTGGTACAAGGAAGTCATCGCCGATGTCATGTATGCGTACATCATCTTGtataacatgatagtcgagCACGAAGGTGGAAGTGTCACTGATTGGGGCGATGATGAAGCTGGATCTAGCACGGCGACTCCGCCCCACGTTCGAGGAAGACTGATGGGCTACAATGACGTTCTAGCGGCACAGGCCTCAATGCGCAACCAACAAGACCATGCTCGGCTCATGTCCGACATAGTTGAAGAAATTTGGGAACGTAACCGCCGCTGA